A portion of the Desulfovermiculus halophilus DSM 18834 genome contains these proteins:
- a CDS encoding TAXI family TRAP transporter solute-binding subunit — MSKRFLCTPLIAGLALVLASGLAWAGTTFLTMGTGSPGGVYYPLGGGMSVVIQKTVDGIRCAAESTGASVENSRLVGLGDTDMGMVMGSVAYKAVHGQDPFQDSYPLVALFQMYPAPEHIVTTTDSGITSLADLKGKKVSIDVPGSGCSTMAKVILREYGYDLKKDLEIAHLSQSESVQALKDGIVDACFFNFAYPASAVMDLAATRDIALVPVGEDLADTIVEKYPYYLKTTIPGGTYDDVSEDVLCIGDSNVMVANKDMQEDLAYRVTKAIFENVDQGKHALVDIHPIAKQLTPQNAVNSPLDLHPGSARYFKEQGAQP; from the coding sequence ATGAGCAAACGTTTTCTGTGCACGCCCCTGATCGCTGGACTGGCACTGGTTTTGGCCTCCGGCCTGGCCTGGGCTGGAACCACCTTTTTGACCATGGGCACTGGCAGCCCTGGAGGGGTGTATTACCCTCTCGGCGGGGGCATGTCCGTGGTCATCCAAAAGACTGTGGACGGTATCCGCTGTGCGGCCGAGTCCACCGGCGCCTCCGTGGAAAACAGCCGCCTGGTCGGGCTGGGAGACACGGATATGGGCATGGTCATGGGCAGCGTGGCCTATAAGGCGGTCCACGGCCAGGACCCGTTTCAGGACTCCTATCCCCTGGTCGCTCTGTTCCAGATGTACCCGGCACCGGAACACATCGTGACTACCACCGATTCGGGGATCACCTCCCTGGCCGACCTGAAAGGCAAGAAGGTATCCATCGACGTGCCCGGCAGCGGGTGTTCGACCATGGCCAAGGTCATCCTCCGCGAGTACGGGTATGACCTGAAAAAAGACCTGGAGATCGCCCACCTGTCTCAGTCCGAATCAGTGCAGGCCCTCAAGGACGGCATTGTCGACGCCTGCTTTTTCAACTTTGCCTACCCGGCTTCAGCGGTCATGGACCTGGCTGCAACCCGGGACATCGCCCTGGTTCCAGTCGGCGAGGACCTGGCCGACACAATCGTTGAAAAGTATCCCTACTACCTGAAGACCACCATCCCGGGCGGAACATATGATGACGTGAGCGAAGACGTCCTGTGCATCGGCGATTCCAACGTCATGGTGGCCAACAAGGACATGCAGGAAGATCTGGCCTATAGAGTGACCAAGGCCATCTTTGAAAATGTGGATCAGGGCAAGCACGCCCTGGTGGATATCCATCCCATTGCCAAGCAGCTTACGCCCCAGAATGCGGTCAACAGCCCCTTGGATCTCCACCCAGGGTCAGCTCGATACTTCAAAGAACAGGGCGCCCAGCCTTAA
- a CDS encoding DUF1850 domain-containing protein, which yields MYGTLLPGSAAGQEFRLELVHRGQNTILASYPMQPDQEFVLHYIHSSDHTPVAARFKATAQGGIVLVEERFAWYGAGLAFHAQSDIDTSREWTAVRMHRDMDPFFLRVGRVADHALHIGNRSIALRDLAPGGTSLWIRLRPRGEPRHE from the coding sequence GTGTACGGAACTCTACTTCCCGGTTCAGCTGCCGGCCAGGAGTTCCGGCTGGAACTGGTCCACCGCGGTCAGAACACGATCCTGGCCTCCTACCCCATGCAGCCGGACCAGGAATTCGTCCTGCACTACATCCATTCATCCGACCACACCCCGGTTGCGGCCAGATTCAAGGCCACAGCCCAGGGGGGCATCGTGCTGGTGGAAGAACGGTTTGCCTGGTATGGGGCAGGCTTGGCCTTTCATGCCCAAAGCGACATAGACACCTCCCGGGAATGGACTGCGGTCCGCATGCATCGGGACATGGATCCCTTCTTTCTCCGGGTGGGCCGGGTGGCGGATCACGCCCTGCACATAGGCAATCGATCCATTGCCCTCCGCGATCTCGCACCCGGGGGAACCAGTCTGTGGATACGGCTCAGACCAAGAGGAGAACCCAGACATGAGTGA